A single genomic interval of Aureliella helgolandensis harbors:
- a CDS encoding YqgE/AlgH family protein, whose translation MDSIQGRALVASPYLNDPNFLRSVVYVLQHDEEGAFGLVLNRPTQATIGELMEQLGETSVVNDANVYWGGPVDGPLMLLQEAVSPSGDHAIFAASDQAKILKICVGNEMEEVGAGRYRIFDGYAGWGAEQLNRELKSGDWLLWDVTPNHIFTEVDELWESAIKSIGRDVLAGGIDRSRIPEDPAFN comes from the coding sequence ATGGACTCGATTCAAGGCCGCGCACTGGTTGCCTCTCCCTACCTCAACGACCCCAATTTCTTGAGATCGGTCGTCTATGTCTTGCAGCACGATGAAGAAGGGGCGTTCGGCCTAGTGCTGAACCGTCCAACGCAGGCCACGATTGGAGAATTGATGGAGCAGTTGGGGGAAACGTCCGTCGTCAATGATGCGAATGTGTATTGGGGAGGGCCCGTGGATGGTCCTTTGATGCTATTGCAAGAAGCGGTGAGTCCCAGTGGCGACCATGCGATTTTTGCTGCCTCGGATCAAGCCAAAATCTTAAAGATCTGTGTGGGCAATGAGATGGAAGAGGTCGGGGCTGGCCGCTATCGAATCTTTGACGGTTACGCCGGGTGGGGAGCAGAGCAATTGAATCGCGAGCTCAAGTCGGGGGATTGGCTGTTGTGGGATGTGACTCCCAACCACATTTTCACCGAAGTTGATGAATTGTGGGAATCGGCCATCAAGTCCATCGGTCGCGATGTACTGGCCGGAGGGATTGACCGTTCGCGCATTCCCGAAGATCCAGCCTTCAACTAG